The window ACAACTAACATAAATAATACATCGCATTCCTGCTCCGGCGACAACATTATAGCCAAGACGTCTCCTAATAGACAGCAGCCAACGGCatcaacaaataataaatacaacaaatataatatcaaatcccTCATTCTCGATGATTTACTATCGTATAACATAATAATATTCATCAgtactaaacaataacaacagaTGCTCGTACatcaacacgtacctgataatcgagtatatataaGAAAACTTGTTATTTCTTTGATATCGAGGCTTGTaatgtatctaaataattcaataaCAATTATTATATCATTGTCAGCGTATTAGCATAATCATAACAATctcaatatataatattaaatagCTCAACAATAATTTTTTCAACAAAGTATACAATTCGATTATAAATCTTCTCCGTTCAACAATTAATATTCTATTGTATATAGTTACGAACATTAACATAAAATACACCATAGTAAATCAACTTCTATTAATATGTTATATAAAAACATTTGTTAAACTACAAAAATTTCATATCAACAGATAATTTATACTTTATAGACTCAGAATATATAATCAAGTTTAATAATAACTGACAAACAACCTCATAAttcaatttaattattaaaattcatCTCTATaataaattagaaataattCCGAATAACTTCACTACACTTATTTATTCCTCATTAAAATcatacattattcaacaatattcaatttcagtatgatttaacaatttatcgatttatttcataaattgattaaatttcaaaatcgccataaataaaatttctaCCATAATTCAAAGACATCATATCAACGAATTCAAAACTGAAATCGATTAGTCAATTGATATATCGTTAAATCGACAAGTcaaaaagaaaatcaaaactATGCTTCGTCTCTGTTGAAAAAATGCTTCAGATGTGGTGGAAATGAATTCCACgttaatttcttttcttttctttttttaatattatataatatatttaactaTTTTCAACATCAATATATTCGTTTGGATCAGTTAACGATCAAATTTATCAAAACTTAAAACAcaaaacttctatatctttgagttttttatatcatctccaaatttcaaatcatttgaacttcatatgaccaagatataatatattttattattttaaatcattaattatttagtgATATCACATTATTAAATCAAATTTCACACTAATAATAGTCCAGTGATATgcttttcatcatttttttttgttttatgaatttatttttatatatgcaGTTGCTCTTGCAGTTTATGTTTTCTACCATTGTTTtttccttgtgtattttatCGAACGTTAACCTTGTCCGGAGAGATTAAGTGtcatttattatgaatatcggtaggattagACCacctcacagataaagattcgtgagaccatcttacAAGAGACGtacttttttttgaaaatatatctgtattttatttttaaaaaaatcaaaatatctaTGATTATATTTGATCTTATAGTAACAGTTGATTTGTTTGACATAATATTTTTACATgaatcaaaaaatttaaaatatgagatattttatttattagttTTGTACAAACGTAAAATAAGTTAATTTGATTGCATGAAGCTGTTGTATTTTAAATGGAATGATATTATTTGCActttattttagtttatatatACTCCATTTAATACTAAAAGCTTATcattattttgtaaataaatatataaattaaagtgtaaataatattttaatgtatttgGATCGAGTAAATTCGATTTCCAGTTTATTATTTAAACTGATTCTAATTATTTGGATGTAACCATGGTTTCTTTTAAATTTGAAGTACATTCACTAATTAATTGAATAGTCGTGTTACATGTACAATAAGATTTGTAAcagtttttaaaatacaaaaaattcaatataaaaatttcatttatcaaaatctcatataaTTCAATAAGAGCAAAATATCAcggtataattattataaatatctaTGTacgatatttttattataaaagttTCTATTTCGATTATGTACTTAAAAATTTAAGAAGAAATCATTCAGACATGATCTGAGACCATTTATTTTCCTTAAATTAAAGAGATGAAAGATTCAACTTTTATTTACCAAATTAGTTGGAAACCATACTCTCTGTTTCTTTCACAAAGCCATCTCCAGTCCAGTCTTTATCAGACTGCAAGCCTTTCTTCACGGCCTTCCTTCCGCGAATCGCTTCTTGTTGCCTTTTAACCAAATCCGTATGTGTCGTGAAATACACCAGTGAAGCCCTGCACAGATAAATGGCAAGAGGTGATAAGGCTAAAGTATTATAAACCACTTGACTATTAAAATTTCATGCTGATATGTATTAGGTGACAAAGATTTATCGTAAATGAATACCCCCGGAAATCTTGTATAGATGAAAAGTTGTGCTTTTTCATGAAATCTTGCAGTTCGGAGCAAAGCTTCCTTACAAGACCGTATCCGTGCATCATAACACCAGTGCACACCTAGAGTTGTTCCAAATAACAAAATGTAAGCTCCCCGGACGAATTCTTGGTAAGCCCCCACGGAATGGAAGTTATTCCATGATTATATGCAGCAAACCAGTTAGAAGTATTAATAGTGCTAGGCGACCTGAACAGTATCTGCTCCAAGAAGGATAAATTCTGCCGCATCACTGCCTGCCTCAACTCCACCAATGGCGGAAAGTGAATAATCTTTATCTGCAAATTCGTTCTTCATCATCTGTGCAATGCTCATAACTTTTGCAAGTGCAATGGGATGGACTGCTTTTGAAGAATATCCTCCAGGCGTCGAATACCTGAGTTGGCATTGAAGGTAACATTTAAGAAAATAAAGATAGAAATTTTAACTGGTGACACGAATCATATTATCCAAAGCAAAAAAACTCACCCTTCTACACAAGGCTCTGGTCGCAATGTGTCAAGATTAATTCCCATGACGCTCATGATTGTGTTGATCGCAGAAACCCCTTCACATCCAGTCCTCAAAGAAATTCTAGCAGGCTGtgaaaacaaaatattatagttcacaataaaattaatttcattATATCGAAAGAAATGCATCATCGAAATTGGTTTATGGCACTTATTGCAGTAGAAAGGAAAAAAGAACAAGGAAACCTGTGTGATGTCAGTGATATTCGGAGTCATCTTCGCCCAAACTGGGACTGTGGCTTTTGCGTTAATCCATCCACACACCTCCTCCAACAACACACAATCTTGGCCAACCGCAGCACCCATTTTACGTTCCGGCATACCATGAGgacatgaaaaatttatttcgatTGCATCCTGCAAAtcaaaaaaagaaagatgaaaCCTTCGATACACTTGAGATTGGGATTATAATAAATTCTAGATATTTGAGTAGACTCAAAAGAACTAAGACAATATCTTACAATCCCAGTTTCCTCAACTCGGTCAATCAATTCCTCCCATGCAGCTTTGTCGTACTCTTCCATGATAGAGGCAACAAGTATCCGGTCTGGATACTCCTCTTTCAACTGTCTGAACTCTTTCAGCATAGTCTCTAGAGGTCGATCACTTATGAGTTCAATATTTTGCCACCCAATAATCTGTCCTTTTGCAGAGCCATTTGTTTCTGCTCGTAATTTAGCATAGCGTGGAGTTACATTTATAACTTTTGCAGCATCAAGGGACACCTGTGCATAATAAGTAAATATTCCCTCGATGGAAGCAGTAATAAAATTCACCCTGAATGGAACCAGTGATCTCACTCTTCCAAACAGATTTTAAATGAACAAAGTTTTATTGAGCATAACATTAACTATGGACTCAGCCAAGCAATGTAGAGCCAAGAAGCTTTGCCCCGAATAAGCtatattatgaatttattgaatGATAGAAGAAAGATGGGATCTTCCACCTAATACTACATGAATATTAGGTGAAACCAATGAACTTATATACTAAGACATATGCCATCGAGGGGTCCATAATTTCTCATTAGGAAATTATGTATCCAACCATCTTTTTTTCGTTCATTATTCACCTAGATGCATCATACGTCCTCTCCTAACATCTATAGTTGTGTTTAGATGTGTCTGAATGGATGGCGGTATACAAACCTAAGCATTGGCTAATTCTGAATCGTTTAACTGAATCTAGCAAGTAAATTAACTGGATCAGAGCACAACTTAATCGTCAATAAAATGGGATAACAAACTggaataaaatttcaaataatttacataaatataacCATTACCCCAAAGTTTATACATCTCTATGCAAAACCTCTATCTTTGGAGCAATCATCAAACAACCATCGAAAAGTCTTAACCGGATATCAAATCCCAACGATCGTTTGTTCAGATATTACAAGTCTCAACCATTTCAAGTTATTTTTCAATCATTCATGGACTACAAATCCTTCTACCAAATCCCATTCCTCCAATCCATACACTTACTCTCGATCATGATCGATAAATCCTTAAGGATCCCGACGTTAACACTACCAAAATTTTGAATATGCCGATAAAAACAACTTCAGAGACAGCGTATCACATTTCCACgtcaaaaaacaaaaacatagGAACAGATCAAAATCTACAAAAATGAATTCAATACCTCTGCAGTCAAAAGGGGTAATAAAACAGTACAGGAGCCTTACAGTTTTGGCTATGACACCACCCCAACCTTCATCAAAGGCCCTTTTCATGACAGTGTAGTTGGTGCCCGGAGGACCCGACCCGATCACAAATGGGTTCGGCATCTTCAACCCATTCACCGTCACAGTAAGATCAGGCTCCGCAGCAGCATCCTGAGCAAATACTCTGAATCCAACTCGACGCTTTCTGAACCCGAAACTCTGCCTCCGCCAAGTCACCGGAAACCCGGCCACCGAGCCGCTGATCGGACGAGTCAATCCAGCAGTCTCCATTAAAAAAGTCCCTTTTCTTCTTCCCTCGTGGGATTATCGAGATTCGGAGCTGGCAGATAGGATAAAAATGAATCTCTTGGAATCAGCTGAAGGGAATTTTATTTTACTGGAAGGTGGGAGACGGAATAGAAAGAGACGCAACTTTCTTTTTCATACACGTCACACATCTCGTTGCGTGAcgtataaattttaattattattattaacggATTGTGTCACAAGCAACGCCTACgttctcaaaaataaaatatgtgttattttttaaaaaaattaaattgaaatttgtcaatttttaaaattaaaatggtaAAAGAAAAAAACATGATGAAAAAATAGTGTGTAAAtggtattttttattataaaaagaaaattttaggaAATGACATTctctttaaatatatatttttttttagaaaaagttTTTTTAAGTGTTAATCTTTTGAAATAAATGTGGTGTGGACTAAATAAAAGTTTCATCGACATACCAAAATttagttattttaattaataatattgattaAGGAAAattttatgtgagacggtctcacgagtggtattttgtgagacggatatcttatttgagtcatccatgaaaaaatattattttttatgctaagagtattactttttattgtaaatatcgatatggttgacccgtctcacagataaagatttgtgaaccGTCTCACAAAGACCTACTCGATTGATTATTatacattaaatatttttaatatgaaACAAAACTATACACTCAATATCAAATTgtacaaaagaaaaataatataaatttatacttTTGAAAAAATTACAATTATGGAGTTCGGACTCTTTAATCCGTCACAAAATTGGATTCCTAATCGACAGCcttagggtgtgtttggttgagtggattaaataaggatagattaatagtccaatatttattgttaaaattttaagttgttttaataatcattttgacccggtttaagatctaattttattaatcaaataattatccataaaattggatcttaaaccgggtcaaaatgattattaaaacaacttaaaattttaacgataaatattggactattaatctatccttagttaatccactcaaccaaacacacccttaaaGTTAAGAGCTTGGAGAATCATTTTTAACTTCTTATTCCTATGATCAAGAATTGTGTGCGTGGAATtatatgtatttaatttaaCGTAGAGGAATTTCAAAACCAAACTACAatctattaattatttattaagattttttttagatTAACTATTTATTTCTTGAAATTTATTCGTAATTTTTGTTGGCTGATTCTAActtaaattcaataatttccCGATGCACAGTCTACGCTTCATCTGGTGTggtgaaaatgataaaatgaCCTTTGGATTTGTTGGATTTTGTGCTTTGACTTTTTTggtttttttcattttaatgaAAATTAGATAAGTATCTTATGCCTTTTTTCTATTAGTGGATGGTAAGTGTGGAATGAAAAATAtctaaaataagaaaataatattaatattagtgAGCTTATATTGAGTTACACTTGTGCAGGTTTATGAATGTGTGCAAATCAATGGCCCGTTTTACACCGGAAATGCTTGACCTGTGTACGAATACGGCCTAGATGCGTCAAATGTTGGATCGATCAAGGAAAAATTCTCACCAAGATTTACCTGACTTTTGCTATTTTCCTGGATTTTTATAAAATTCACTCCAGATCTTTTTGTATGTTACATTACACCTGCCTGACTGTTGGTGCTCCAGCTGACCAACATTTGTCCTTTCAGATGGCCAATCTCTGGTTGTTTATATGGAACCTAAGTACCTATATATAGATGTAACCTCGAGTTCTTCAAGCATACCTCACACTCATTTAACTGTCGTAATATCTTTCATTCTAGGTTCTTGCTGCCCTGCTCCAGCTCCAGCTCCAGCTCCAGCTCGTGATAAAGTTTAAGTACTTGTTCAGTTCGTCCTCATAGTGAGGGGCATAGCTACATAGGTATATATCCGAGCTTTAGCCCGGGTGgttcaaatttattttaaaaaaaattatatgtaaattttgtataattttgaaataatatgatattcGCCCggatagatcaatttaaaatattaaaagattttagagtTTATAATTCTAGCTCGAGCAGAGTCATATTTCTGACTCCGCCAATGCTCATAGTATCTTCATGCTAGGTTACTGCTGATTGTTTCTTTATATCTTATGAAACAATCATCCAACTTGATCTTCGAAGCATATATCGGAGAtgacgaatctgttttaaggacattATATTCGTATAGACATCGATTTCCTTTACTATTGTTCTTTTGTCTATTATATTTTCTCACGTCCTTGTTCCTTAATTTCtgtatcttttaaaaaaattaaaatctttaTTCTTCTTCCGATAAATGCGATACTTGTTCAACGGAATTAGTTGTATTTACATGAAATAATGTGAGGTCTACATATATCAAAAAGTTGTGCTGCTCGAACTGCAGCATAGTCTGCACCTCTATAGGTATGGTGGTTGTCAATTTTgattagggatgtaaatgaaccgaactgttcgcgagtttttcggatctcagctcgttaaaaagctcgttcgttaagcttatcgagccaAGCCCAagccttattttgggctcgacaattttgtggagccgagcttgagattaatgatgttcggctcgttagctcgtgaacatgttcgataataggttcgtgagctcaaaattgagctcggctcgtttagctggctcgtga is drawn from Primulina eburnea isolate SZY01 chromosome 10, ASM2296580v1, whole genome shotgun sequence and contains these coding sequences:
- the LOC140803390 gene encoding dihydropyrimidine dehydrogenase (NADP(+)), chloroplastic-like gives rise to the protein METAGLTRPISGSVAGFPVTWRRQSFGFRKRRVGFRVFAQDAAAEPDLTVTVNGLKMPNPFVIGSGPPGTNYTVMKRAFDEGWGGVIAKTVSLDAAKVINVTPRYAKLRAETNGSAKGQIIGWQNIELISDRPLETMLKEFRQLKEEYPDRILVASIMEEYDKAAWEELIDRVEETGIDAIEINFSCPHGMPERKMGAAVGQDCVLLEEVCGWINAKATVPVWAKMTPNITDITQPARISLRTGCEGVSAINTIMSVMGINLDTLRPEPCVEGYSTPGGYSSKAVHPIALAKVMSIAQMMKNEFADKDYSLSAIGGVEAGSDAAEFILLGADTVQVCTGVMMHGYGLVRKLCSELQDFMKKHNFSSIQDFRGASLVYFTTHTDLVKRQQEAIRGRKAVKKGLQSDKDWTGDGFVKETESMVSN